One part of the Leptospira saintgironsiae genome encodes these proteins:
- the epsC gene encoding serine O-acetyltransferase EpsC — translation MIREIQAIFKNDPAARGMEFILYPGLHSILLHKYIAYPLYKIRLKFLARFISQFNRFLTGIEIHPGAKIGSGLFIDHGMGIVIGGTAEIGDDCILFHGVTLGGTGNHQGKRHPTVGNNVLIGARATILGPVHVGNNVKIGAEAVVIDHDIPDNCTVVGAPGKIVRLKGKKVKISLKKTKIV, via the coding sequence ATGATTCGAGAGATCCAGGCAATATTTAAAAACGACCCTGCAGCTAGGGGAATGGAATTTATACTCTATCCGGGATTACATTCCATTCTGCTGCATAAGTACATTGCATATCCTTTATATAAGATAAGATTAAAATTCCTAGCTCGGTTTATTTCTCAGTTCAATCGTTTTTTGACAGGGATCGAGATTCATCCGGGTGCAAAGATCGGCAGCGGATTATTCATTGATCACGGGATGGGAATTGTAATTGGTGGGACTGCAGAGATAGGGGATGATTGTATTTTATTTCATGGAGTTACCTTAGGTGGAACAGGGAATCACCAAGGTAAACGTCATCCTACTGTGGGAAACAATGTGCTGATCGGTGCAAGGGCAACAATTTTAGGTCCAGTGCACGTGGGCAATAATGTGAAGATAGGTGCAGAAGCAGTAGTTATAGATCACGATATCCCTGATAATTGCACTGTTGTGGGTGCTCCCGGTAAAATCGTACGTTTAAAAGGGAAGAAGGTAAAGATCTCCCTTAAAAAAACTAAAATAGTTTAG
- a CDS encoding TetR/AcrR family transcriptional regulator produces the protein MSKRKPELGQPEGPFERIASTAVRLMYSQGYAGTSINQVIDESESHKASFYRYFQTKEDLGKEYLERQGRDFQVGWERLMERSETPEEFVHRWMALLKKQVKSGKYFGCPLARFMGSLDKPEPDLAERSSTVLGSWISCLENYFEKNKKALTLPADFDSRKKAELFLKLFQGNSQFYVMTHDPKYFNELEEEMLSELKSIIKT, from the coding sequence ATGAGCAAACGAAAACCGGAACTGGGCCAGCCAGAAGGTCCTTTCGAAAGGATAGCATCCACTGCTGTTCGCCTTATGTATTCTCAAGGTTATGCTGGAACTTCCATAAACCAGGTGATCGACGAATCAGAATCTCATAAGGCAAGTTTTTATAGATATTTCCAAACCAAAGAAGATCTGGGGAAAGAATATTTAGAGCGCCAAGGCAGAGATTTCCAAGTTGGTTGGGAAAGACTGATGGAAAGATCCGAAACTCCAGAAGAGTTCGTGCATAGATGGATGGCACTTTTGAAAAAGCAGGTCAAGTCAGGAAAATATTTTGGATGCCCTCTTGCTCGATTTATGGGAAGTCTAGATAAACCCGAACCCGATCTCGCAGAGAGAAGTTCTACTGTACTTGGCTCTTGGATCTCTTGTTTAGAAAATTATTTTGAAAAGAATAAGAAGGCTCTTACACTTCCTGCAGATTTCGATTCCCGAAAGAAAGCAGAACTGTTTTTGAAATTATTCCAGGGAAATTCACAATTTTATGTGATGACCCATGATCCTAAATATTTTAATGAATTAGAAGAAGAGATGCTTTCTGAATTAAAAAGCATCATAAAAACCTAA
- a CDS encoding zinc-dependent alcohol dehydrogenase — protein sequence MQQLLFSKRNRVEWEEVPDPKLSGPNQALVRPLAVARCDLDLPILRGQTLFRPPFPLGHEFVGEIIETSEEISSLFPKGTRVAVPFQISCGHCANCETGLTKSCSTVPHTSAYGMGKGAKEFGGAISESVLVPYAKEMLIPFSNKTDPAAIASISDNIVEAWKLVGMHLKQNKNRSVLVLGGFASSIGLYTAALAKHMGAADLVYVDTDKKRLEIAESYGVKVEQVISYPKSFGKFDIVADANGTAEGWDCGLRSVGIEGEFGSASIFWTNNVPIPYLELYNNGATIRLGRVRSREWIPEILRLVEEEGFDPSKVTTRKASWSEAADAFLEEETKLIVVR from the coding sequence ATGCAACAATTGCTATTTTCTAAAAGAAATCGGGTAGAATGGGAGGAAGTCCCGGATCCTAAACTTTCAGGGCCGAACCAGGCACTCGTCCGTCCCTTGGCGGTTGCCAGATGCGATTTGGATCTTCCAATTTTAAGAGGACAAACATTATTCCGCCCTCCTTTTCCTTTGGGCCATGAATTCGTAGGAGAAATTATAGAAACAAGCGAAGAGATATCTTCACTCTTCCCTAAAGGAACTCGTGTTGCCGTTCCATTCCAAATTTCCTGTGGGCATTGTGCGAATTGTGAAACAGGTCTGACTAAAAGTTGCAGCACTGTTCCTCATACTAGCGCTTATGGAATGGGGAAAGGTGCAAAAGAATTTGGGGGCGCAATTTCTGAATCTGTTTTGGTTCCTTATGCAAAAGAGATGTTAATTCCTTTTTCAAATAAAACTGATCCTGCGGCGATCGCAAGTATCAGCGATAATATTGTAGAAGCATGGAAATTAGTAGGGATGCATCTAAAACAAAACAAGAATAGATCGGTCTTAGTGCTCGGAGGTTTTGCTTCTAGCATTGGATTGTATACTGCGGCTCTTGCAAAACATATGGGTGCCGCGGATCTCGTATACGTGGACACAGATAAAAAACGTTTGGAGATCGCTGAATCTTATGGAGTGAAAGTTGAGCAGGTGATATCTTACCCTAAAAGTTTCGGTAAGTTTGATATTGTGGCAGATGCAAACGGAACTGCAGAAGGTTGGGATTGTGGGCTTAGATCTGTTGGAATAGAAGGAGAATTTGGATCCGCTTCTATTTTCTGGACCAATAATGTTCCGATCCCTTATTTAGAATTATATAATAATGGAGCTACAATCCGTTTAGGAAGAGTGAGATCTAGGGAATGGATTCCTGAAATTTTGAGATTAGTAGAAGAGGAAGGTTTCGATCCTTCTAAGGTTACCACACGTAAAGCATCTTGGTCGGAAGCGGCAGATGCTTTTTTGGAAGAGGAGACTAAGTTGATCGTAGTAAGATAA
- a CDS encoding DsbA family protein yields the protein MEKIKEELSLLSVSLEFKRPDTKHSILYVADPICAWCYGFSPIFEKIREKYSDKIEFTLVLGGLKYGPEVENFTEDVTEKLKYLWKEVERVSKRSFHYDILKNRNLKYDSEPGSRAVITAQRINPSLSFAFLEKLLESFHSKGKDPNSFETYAEIASELSIPLDEFKELYYREETLLETRNDFNYGYILGVTGFPCLVFSDGLDRGILTKGYSSFEEVDALLGDYFRSIGQY from the coding sequence TTGGAAAAGATAAAAGAAGAATTATCTCTGTTATCTGTGAGCCTAGAATTCAAACGCCCGGATACCAAACATTCCATCCTATACGTAGCCGATCCAATCTGCGCATGGTGTTACGGCTTCTCTCCTATTTTCGAAAAGATCAGAGAAAAATACTCAGACAAGATTGAATTCACATTAGTACTCGGTGGATTAAAATACGGACCAGAGGTTGAAAACTTCACAGAAGATGTTACTGAAAAATTAAAATACCTCTGGAAGGAAGTGGAAAGGGTCTCTAAAAGAAGTTTCCACTACGATATACTCAAAAATAGAAATTTAAAATATGATTCTGAGCCAGGCTCAAGAGCAGTTATCACTGCCCAAAGGATCAATCCAAGTCTGTCTTTTGCTTTTTTAGAGAAGCTACTTGAAAGTTTTCATTCTAAAGGAAAGGACCCAAATAGTTTCGAAACATATGCAGAAATTGCTTCTGAACTTTCTATTCCTTTAGATGAATTTAAAGAATTGTATTATAGGGAAGAAACTCTATTAGAAACCAGAAACGATTTCAATTACGGATATATTTTAGGTGTAACTGGATTTCCTTGTTTGGTGTTTTCAGACGGCTTGGACAGAGGGATCTTAACCAAAGGATATTCTTCCTTTGAAGAGGTGGATGCACTTTTAGGGGATTATTTCAGATCTATAGGGCAGTATTAA
- a CDS encoding LIC10816 family protein, which produces MDTVTIFALALLAVPVFARFARVSKDAMNRYHLIGLGSLFLILGEATKITAAKVTPIAAVLPMIDIATAILAYAGVLFGVVWLSLYYVKHPNEI; this is translated from the coding sequence ATGGATACAGTGACCATCTTCGCATTAGCGCTTTTGGCTGTTCCTGTGTTTGCCCGGTTTGCCCGAGTATCCAAGGATGCGATGAATCGCTATCACCTAATCGGATTGGGAAGTCTTTTCCTAATTCTTGGTGAAGCTACGAAGATTACTGCGGCTAAAGTTACGCCTATAGCAGCAGTTCTTCCTATGATTGACATCGCAACTGCGATCCTAGCTTACGCGGGGGTACTTTTCGGGGTAGTATGGCTGTCGCTCTACTACGTCAAACACCCGAACGAAATCTAA
- a CDS encoding M14 family metallopeptidase, whose protein sequence is MDVLSYYLETYEACRKAFLSYKKQLKSKFERFDYECLEIPKDGGQLDVYCLGEKKKPAKRLVIMSSGIHGVEGFAGSAFQRRWIEEFLLDDKSPYKLPKNSDFLILHGINAHGFKNFLRVNERNVDLNRNFALKREKLHKKFKNKKYRKIQSFLNPGSEFGNFLFEYIFFIIRFLGVVIRFGAKYVLDAAVNGQYEFPKGIYYGGRKPEPVVRVLRKYFKKVLKPYDRILILDFHTGYGAKNGLSLMHNAESGSRADKNLNKVFGDFGLLLNEGEEDFYRTSGDFTDFFGKILTKEKDLFPITVELGTFGNLNVMGAIRGSFLMISENRIRFHGSKSEAEADKVREEFKQMFYPNREDWRLAAMDHVFGIVPEAITRFSKL, encoded by the coding sequence GTGGACGTATTATCCTACTATCTAGAAACCTACGAAGCCTGTCGAAAGGCCTTCTTATCTTACAAAAAGCAGTTAAAATCCAAGTTTGAACGCTTTGACTATGAATGTCTGGAGATCCCAAAAGATGGAGGGCAACTGGATGTTTATTGTTTAGGAGAAAAGAAAAAGCCTGCAAAACGTCTAGTAATCATGAGTTCAGGTATCCATGGAGTAGAGGGATTTGCCGGTTCTGCATTCCAACGCAGATGGATTGAGGAATTCCTGCTGGATGATAAAAGCCCTTATAAACTTCCCAAAAATTCTGACTTTCTCATTTTACATGGGATCAATGCACACGGTTTCAAAAATTTCCTAAGAGTGAACGAAAGAAACGTAGACTTAAACCGTAACTTCGCTTTAAAAAGAGAGAAACTTCATAAGAAGTTTAAAAACAAAAAATACAGAAAGATCCAAAGTTTCTTAAATCCGGGTTCTGAGTTCGGTAATTTTTTATTTGAGTATATATTCTTCATTATCCGGTTTTTAGGAGTAGTGATCCGTTTCGGTGCTAAATATGTTTTGGATGCAGCAGTAAACGGGCAGTATGAATTCCCAAAAGGGATCTATTATGGTGGAAGAAAACCTGAGCCTGTGGTCCGAGTTTTAAGAAAGTATTTTAAAAAAGTTTTAAAACCATATGACCGTATTTTGATCTTGGACTTCCATACTGGTTATGGAGCAAAGAATGGACTTAGCTTAATGCATAATGCAGAAAGTGGTTCTAGAGCAGATAAAAATTTAAACAAAGTTTTCGGTGATTTTGGTCTTCTTCTGAATGAAGGAGAAGAGGACTTTTATAGGACTTCCGGTGATTTTACTGATTTTTTTGGTAAAATTTTAACAAAAGAGAAAGATCTTTTCCCTATTACTGTAGAGTTAGGAACTTTCGGAAATTTGAATGTGATGGGCGCTATACGTGGAAGTTTCTTAATGATTAGCGAGAATCGTATTCGTTTCCACGGTTCCAAATCCGAAGCAGAAGCGGATAAGGTTCGAGAAGAATTTAAACAAATGTTCTATCCGAACCGAGAAGATTGGCGACTGGCCGCAATGGATCATGTTTTCGGAATTGTTCCAGAAGCAATCACCAGATTTTCTAAACTGTAA
- a CDS encoding GAF domain-containing SpoIIE family protein phosphatase: protein MSTIDSEARKYKSLLNTSTILNANLDLYQLLPLIMLYSKDLLEAEASSLFLLEEKDGFLYCEVALGEKGEIVQKYARLEPGQGIAGWVAKEKKAIVLEDAYTDPRFNPALDQKTGFRTRSLACVPLYIADKVIGTLEILNKSDNRSFEASDVEVLNSLSEMAAIAIKNAQAHETLKKRVLELRLLYEFEKLTVAEKSINELGNWLLDKVLEFLEAKAGTIYLADPTLEVLRVLAARGIPEEAIHNIQVPYGEGISGWVAKEKQSLLIQNLDEDPRYDKSAKYKFEANSLISAPLLFRGELLGVISVNNKYSGFAFTHADLEMLGAIANRLSVTIKNANLFHKVLDTDRELKRAREVMHKILPSSLPYVGGLEFGVQHIPYDNVGGDFYNILKLDENRSAVLIADVSGHGLSASVVATVIHTVVSTFDPETLGSPSKFFTALNYALYNKLAGNFLTAFYAIIHTGTNTMSYTNAGHNPPILYRRSEGSSLHLETKGKLVGVIPDLFFEEYVTAFQPQDRLVLYTDGLTEHSNSDRTRRYSEDLLTLAVRNHSQSHSAEAAESLIKECRTYCHRSDFEDDVTLLIVDRV, encoded by the coding sequence ATGTCCACCATTGACTCGGAAGCCAGAAAATACAAAAGTCTACTGAACACGAGTACGATCCTAAATGCTAACCTGGACCTTTACCAACTTCTCCCTTTGATCATGTTGTATTCCAAAGATCTGTTGGAAGCAGAAGCAAGTTCCCTATTTCTTTTAGAAGAGAAGGATGGATTTTTATACTGCGAAGTTGCCTTGGGTGAAAAAGGAGAGATAGTCCAAAAATATGCAAGGCTAGAACCTGGACAGGGTATCGCAGGTTGGGTGGCCAAAGAGAAAAAGGCAATCGTACTGGAAGATGCATACACTGATCCAAGATTCAATCCGGCCTTAGACCAAAAAACCGGATTTAGGACTAGATCACTTGCATGTGTTCCTTTATACATTGCGGACAAGGTAATTGGAACACTAGAAATTCTGAACAAATCAGACAACAGAAGTTTCGAAGCCTCGGATGTAGAGGTTCTAAATTCACTTTCCGAAATGGCGGCAATAGCGATCAAAAATGCTCAGGCTCACGAAACTCTGAAAAAGAGGGTGTTGGAACTCCGACTACTTTACGAATTCGAAAAATTAACAGTCGCAGAGAAGAGCATAAACGAATTAGGGAATTGGCTTTTAGACAAGGTTCTCGAATTTCTAGAAGCAAAAGCAGGAACCATCTATTTGGCAGACCCTACTCTGGAAGTACTACGAGTACTTGCAGCCAGAGGAATTCCAGAAGAAGCAATCCATAATATACAAGTCCCTTACGGAGAAGGAATTTCAGGCTGGGTCGCAAAAGAAAAACAAAGCTTACTCATCCAAAACCTAGACGAAGATCCAAGATACGATAAAAGTGCAAAATATAAATTTGAAGCAAACTCTCTTATCTCAGCCCCGCTACTTTTCCGTGGAGAATTATTAGGAGTTATCAGCGTAAACAACAAATACTCAGGATTTGCATTCACTCATGCTGATCTAGAAATGTTGGGCGCAATCGCAAATAGACTCAGTGTCACGATCAAAAACGCAAATTTATTCCATAAGGTTTTGGATACAGACAGAGAATTAAAACGCGCCAGAGAAGTGATGCATAAAATACTTCCTTCCAGCCTTCCTTATGTAGGTGGCCTTGAGTTCGGAGTACAACATATTCCTTATGATAATGTTGGCGGAGACTTTTATAATATTCTAAAATTAGACGAAAACCGTAGTGCAGTTTTGATCGCAGACGTTTCGGGTCATGGACTTTCTGCTTCAGTTGTTGCCACAGTCATTCATACAGTAGTGAGCACTTTCGATCCTGAAACATTAGGAAGTCCTTCAAAATTTTTCACTGCTCTGAACTATGCGTTATATAATAAATTAGCTGGGAATTTCCTAACTGCATTTTATGCGATCATTCATACCGGCACAAATACAATGTCCTATACTAACGCAGGTCATAATCCACCAATCCTGTATAGAAGATCAGAAGGAAGTTCATTACATCTAGAAACAAAAGGAAAATTAGTGGGAGTGATCCCGGATCTATTCTTCGAAGAATATGTAACTGCTTTCCAACCTCAAGACAGATTGGTATTATACACAGATGGACTCACTGAACATTCCAACTCTGATAGAACCAGAAGATATAGTGAAGACTTACTTACTTTAGCCGTCCGAAATCATTCTCAATCACATTCAGCGGAGGCCGCAGAAAGTTTGATCAAAGAATGTAGGACCTATTGCCATAGATCCGATTTTGAAGACGATGTTACTCTGTTGATCGTAGACAGAGTTTAA
- a CDS encoding metallophosphoesterase: protein MEFDLQRLVIFLSVFTVILLIGYSYATSRLIAPFELGTFQKVSLWIGVVFLVLLTPSAYLLSLFFRETGWQKFWAYSAFTTLGFATILVSFVVFRDLGNLVWKGVIYLSDLLQSNSISVASAETEALLGSERFGRGDFLARFSSFALLGIAGGLTAFGFYQAKKTPTVKYVKIKVKDLPDGLHGFKIAQLSDIHIGPTIKGNFLEGVVSKTNSLEPDLVAITGDLVDGTVNMLKHHVSPLKDLESKYGTFFVTGNHEYYSGVIAWIRELEDLGINVLLNQNKLIDHNGAKIAVAGVTDYKAHTVIPGHRTDPKQASIGTESAHYKVLLAHQPNSVFEAAKVGYDLQLSGHTHGGQYFPGNVFIHLFQKFVAGLSKWEDTQLYVSRGTGYWGPPLRIGAPSEITLLVLEKQS from the coding sequence ATGGAGTTCGATTTGCAAAGGTTAGTGATTTTTCTCAGTGTTTTTACGGTAATTCTTTTGATAGGTTATTCTTACGCGACCAGTCGTTTGATCGCACCTTTCGAACTCGGAACTTTTCAGAAGGTTTCTCTTTGGATCGGAGTGGTTTTTCTGGTCCTTCTCACCCCTAGTGCTTATCTTTTAAGTTTATTTTTTAGAGAAACCGGGTGGCAGAAGTTCTGGGCATACTCCGCATTTACTACTTTGGGGTTTGCAACGATACTCGTTTCCTTTGTAGTCTTCAGGGATTTGGGAAATTTGGTTTGGAAAGGTGTTATTTATCTTTCGGACCTTCTACAATCCAATAGTATTTCTGTCGCATCAGCCGAAACCGAGGCGTTACTCGGATCGGAAAGATTCGGAAGAGGGGACTTTTTAGCAAGATTTTCTTCGTTTGCACTTTTGGGAATCGCAGGCGGGCTGACCGCTTTTGGATTCTACCAGGCTAAAAAAACTCCTACTGTCAAATATGTGAAGATCAAGGTAAAAGATCTGCCTGACGGTCTCCACGGTTTTAAGATCGCACAACTTTCTGATATCCATATTGGGCCTACGATCAAAGGAAATTTTTTAGAAGGTGTAGTCTCTAAGACAAATTCTTTGGAGCCGGATCTGGTTGCTATCACCGGAGATTTGGTAGATGGAACAGTAAATATGCTCAAACATCATGTTTCTCCTCTGAAAGATCTGGAATCTAAATACGGAACATTTTTCGTGACTGGAAACCATGAGTATTATTCCGGAGTGATCGCTTGGATCAGAGAGTTAGAAGATCTTGGCATAAACGTATTATTAAATCAGAATAAACTAATAGATCATAATGGTGCAAAGATCGCCGTTGCAGGTGTAACGGATTATAAGGCTCATACCGTTATCCCAGGTCATAGAACAGATCCTAAACAAGCTTCTATTGGAACGGAAAGCGCACATTATAAGGTCCTACTCGCTCACCAACCTAATTCGGTTTTCGAAGCTGCTAAAGTAGGATATGATCTTCAGCTATCCGGCCATACTCATGGGGGACAATATTTTCCAGGAAATGTGTTCATCCATCTATTCCAAAAGTTTGTGGCTGGCCTAAGTAAATGGGAAGATACACAACTTTATGTAAGTAGAGGAACTGGATATTGGGGACCTCCTTTGAGGATAGGCGCTCCTTCCGAAATCACTCTGCTTGTTTTGGAAAAACAGTCTTAG
- a CDS encoding DoxX family protein — translation MERWHDWLETHRDWWIDMVRVYLGGVLVYKGLAFLADTDALIRLMELNNAPYASTLLAHYIVIAHICGGVLLMVGLLTRFSAILQLPVLVGAVLFIHAREGFVSAGSNLPYASMILLLLLHFSLYGSGRISADFYIETHKSV, via the coding sequence ATGGAAAGATGGCATGATTGGTTAGAGACTCATCGGGATTGGTGGATCGATATGGTCCGCGTATATTTAGGCGGGGTTCTGGTGTATAAGGGACTTGCATTCCTTGCGGATACGGATGCTCTTATCCGACTCATGGAATTAAATAATGCTCCTTATGCTTCTACGTTACTCGCTCATTATATAGTGATCGCTCACATTTGTGGTGGTGTGTTGCTGATGGTAGGACTTCTGACTAGATTTTCCGCGATTTTACAATTGCCTGTACTAGTCGGGGCCGTTTTGTTCATCCATGCAAGAGAAGGTTTTGTGTCCGCAGGATCAAATCTACCTTATGCATCCATGATCCTACTTTTACTTTTACACTTTTCTTTGTATGGGTCCGGTCGTATCTCGGCAGATTTTTATATAGAAACACATAAGAGTGTTTAA
- a CDS encoding hemin-degrading factor yields MSIAESLEIENIIKDWKQIKETQPRLRMREIASQLKTSEGGLLAASEISKAEGFPQVSSLQTNWGELFAKFGELGHVMVLTRNEACVHERKGIFEKVSSGPGHILVVGADIDLRLFPGIWKFGFAVEEPKQDSTQRSFQFFNENGEAMFKLFLTDKSNVSAWEKLRSEFKNGSPDFSPLFSSENKKETAAAEKREISSETKEEFLNEWGKLEDTHEFFSLLKKHGVSRIQSMEIANGKFTKTVEPKAVLRMLEMASLDRSPIMVFVGNPGSIQIHTGEVTNIKVLESWWNVLDPEFNLHLRSDLISKVYIVDKPSKDGVIHSMEVYDADGELIVQFFGKRKPGQPERTDWVGLLDKVSEPV; encoded by the coding sequence ATGTCCATCGCTGAATCGTTAGAAATCGAAAATATCATCAAAGATTGGAAACAGATCAAAGAAACACAACCTCGTCTTAGAATGAGAGAGATCGCTTCCCAACTCAAAACCTCGGAAGGTGGATTATTGGCCGCCTCTGAAATTTCAAAAGCGGAAGGATTCCCACAAGTTTCTTCTCTCCAAACTAATTGGGGAGAATTATTCGCAAAATTCGGAGAATTGGGACATGTAATGGTCCTCACTCGAAACGAAGCTTGTGTACATGAAAGAAAAGGAATATTCGAAAAAGTAAGTTCCGGTCCTGGACATATCTTAGTAGTTGGAGCAGACATCGATCTAAGACTTTTCCCAGGAATCTGGAAGTTCGGGTTTGCGGTAGAAGAGCCTAAACAAGATTCTACTCAAAGATCTTTTCAATTTTTCAATGAGAATGGAGAAGCAATGTTCAAACTTTTCCTTACAGATAAATCCAATGTATCTGCATGGGAAAAGCTAAGATCTGAATTCAAAAACGGATCTCCCGACTTCTCCCCTCTATTCTCTTCTGAAAATAAAAAGGAAACTGCTGCCGCAGAAAAAAGAGAGATCAGCTCCGAAACCAAAGAGGAGTTCTTAAACGAGTGGGGAAAATTAGAAGACACTCATGAATTTTTCTCTCTATTAAAAAAACATGGTGTTTCCAGGATCCAATCCATGGAAATCGCTAATGGAAAATTTACAAAGACCGTAGAGCCCAAAGCAGTATTAAGAATGTTGGAAATGGCTTCCCTGGACAGAAGTCCTATCATGGTTTTTGTAGGAAATCCAGGATCCATTCAGATCCATACAGGAGAAGTCACCAATATTAAGGTTTTAGAATCTTGGTGGAATGTTCTGGATCCGGAGTTCAATTTACATTTGAGATCCGATCTGATCTCTAAAGTTTATATCGTAGATAAACCTTCTAAAGACGGAGTCATCCACTCTATGGAAGTATACGATGCAGATGGAGAATTGATCGTTCAGTTTTTTGGAAAAAGAAAACCGGGACAACCTGAAAGAACCGACTGGGTTGGCTTATTAGACAAGGTGTCCGAACCAGTCTGA
- a CDS encoding ATP-binding cassette domain-containing protein has product MSLVLSDISLSRGGRFLLSGVNLSLYPGELLIVLGPNGAGKSTLLKLFSGEISPDKGLVLLDGIPLSEYDSEDLALRRSVLSQESEIHFPFIADEIVRMGRSCSKLRVPKPLEDQITEEAFHSVHLGERERFQTYNKLSGGEKQRTQMARVLVQDKEPTQRESYVLLDEPGASLDPNRIHSLLEKAKQLSKEGRGVLCILHDLNLALRYADRIAVLKEGKILSDGIPENILDEEFVLEHFRLRTKKVPFPEGGHYLIPLGPAEPNTINSLPYTQR; this is encoded by the coding sequence ATGAGTCTAGTATTATCAGACATTTCCTTATCCAGGGGAGGAAGGTTCTTATTATCAGGAGTCAATTTAAGTTTGTATCCTGGAGAACTTCTAATCGTGCTGGGTCCAAACGGAGCAGGAAAATCTACCTTACTAAAATTATTTTCAGGAGAAATATCTCCAGACAAGGGATTGGTGCTATTGGATGGGATCCCTTTATCTGAATATGATTCGGAAGATTTGGCTCTTAGAAGAAGTGTCCTTTCTCAAGAATCAGAGATCCATTTTCCATTTATCGCTGATGAGATTGTTCGAATGGGAAGGTCCTGCTCTAAATTAAGAGTTCCTAAACCATTAGAAGATCAGATCACTGAAGAAGCATTTCATTCTGTCCATTTAGGAGAAAGAGAAAGATTCCAAACTTATAATAAACTTTCTGGTGGAGAAAAGCAAAGAACTCAAATGGCGAGGGTTTTAGTACAAGATAAAGAACCTACCCAAAGAGAAAGTTATGTTCTTTTAGATGAACCGGGAGCCTCTTTAGATCCGAACAGAATACATTCTTTATTGGAAAAAGCGAAACAACTTAGTAAAGAAGGAAGAGGAGTCCTCTGTATCCTTCATGATCTGAACCTTGCCTTGAGATATGCAGATCGTATTGCAGTATTAAAAGAAGGTAAAATACTATCGGACGGAATTCCTGAGAATATACTGGATGAGGAATTTGTCCTAGAACATTTCAGATTGAGAACTAAAAAAGTTCCTTTCCCGGAAGGAGGGCATTACCTAATTCCCCTCGGTCCCGCAGAACCAAATACAATAAACAGCCTACCCTATACACAACGCTAA